In Anaerobacillus isosaccharinicus, one genomic interval encodes:
- the pdxT gene encoding pyridoxal 5'-phosphate synthase glutaminase subunit PdxT codes for MVKIGVLALQGAVREHVNSLQSPGAEVVAVKKIEQLEDLDGLVLPGGESTTMRRLIDKYGFFEPLKDFAKAGKPMFGTCAGLILMAKQLVGQNEGHLEIIDMEVERNAFGRQRESFEAELMVKGIAEDIMAVFIRAPLIKSVGEDVEILSKYNGEIVAVRQNQFLACSFHPELTTDARFHQYFVEIVKETKTKCLNV; via the coding sequence ATGGTGAAAATAGGAGTACTTGCACTGCAAGGTGCCGTTCGTGAACATGTCAATTCTTTACAGTCACCTGGTGCTGAAGTTGTTGCTGTTAAAAAGATAGAACAACTTGAAGACTTGGATGGGCTTGTTTTACCTGGTGGTGAAAGTACGACGATGCGACGTCTTATTGATAAATATGGCTTTTTTGAACCACTAAAAGACTTTGCAAAAGCTGGGAAGCCAATGTTTGGTACTTGTGCAGGTTTAATATTAATGGCAAAACAGCTTGTGGGACAAAATGAAGGTCATTTAGAAATTATTGATATGGAAGTTGAACGAAATGCCTTTGGAAGACAACGTGAGAGCTTTGAAGCAGAATTAATGGTTAAAGGAATTGCCGAAGATATTATGGCAGTATTTATCCGGGCACCATTAATAAAATCTGTAGGGGAAGACGTTGAAATTCTTTCTAAATATAACGGTGAGATTGTCGCCGTAAGACAAAATCAGTTTTTAGCTTGTTCATTCCATCCAGAACTTACAACTGATGCACGCTTCCACCAATATTTTGTTGAGATTGTAAAAGAAACAAAAACGAAATGTTTAAATGTTTAG